The DNA segment TAGAAATGATATAGCCTTTATTTATGCAGATGCTTTTTCAGAGGATTGGAAACAACTTTCTACAGATATTGAAAAAATGACAAGAGCATTAAGAAATGGACATATTCTAAATAATTATATTGTAGCAGTATGTGATGAAAGGGTTGTTGCTTTTATAGCTTTGGTGACTGATGAAGTTAGAGCATTTCATATACCTATAAAAGATTTTCAAAAAGAATTCGGCTTTTTTAAAGGATATATGGTAGGCATGGCTATGAAAAATGATATGGAGAAACAAATTCCATTAGATAAGGGAATGGCATATATAGATATAATTGGTGTGTGTAAAGATTATCAACATAAAGGCATAGCAAGTTCTTTAATTGATTATGTGTTTAATAATTATGAATATTCTTCATATCTTCTTTCTGTAACAAATATCAACAAGAAAGCAATAGCGTGTTATAGAAAAAAAGACTTCAAAGAAGTTAGACGTGAAAAAGTGAAATATTCGAAGCAAAGAGGTTTTTCAGAATATTTATATATGGTCTACCATGTAAATAAATAAAAGTAGTATTAAAGTTTGTATAGAGGTAAATTAGAATTTATAATATACGATTAAGAAAGATTACAAGTATTGTATGAGCAGAAATAGAATTTCAATTATTTTTTTAATAGTTATTTAAAAGGAGAAGTATATAATGAAAAATGGATTCCAGTTTTTAATTTATAAAATTCCTAACGATGAAATGTCAGTAAATGCGCTAATAAAAGATGAGACAATTTGGTTGACTCAAAAAGGAATGTCAGAATTATTTGGAGTTGGTATTCCTGCAATAAGTAAACACTTAAAGAACATATTTGATGAGCAAGAATTAGATGAAAAAGTGGTTATTTCCAAAATGGAAATAACCACTCAACATGGAGCAATGAGTAACAGGCAACAAAAAAAACTAACACGATTTTATAATCTAGATGCTATCATATCAGTTGGATACCGAATTAATTCAAAACGAGCTACAAATTTTAGAATATGGGCAACAAGCGTTTTAAAGGAATATATGATAAAAGGATTTGTGTTAGATGATGAAAGATTGAAACAAGGTGAAACAGCGTTTGGCAAAGACTATTTTAGAGAACTTCTTGAAAGAGTACGTTCAATTCGTGCGAGTGAAAGAAGAATATGGCAACAAATCACCGATATCTATGCTGAATGTAGCATAGATTATGATAGTGAGTCACCAACTACTCGTGATTTCTATGCAATGGTTCAAAATAAGTTTCATTATGCTATTACTGGTCAGACTGCCGCAGAGATTATTTTTTCAAAGGCCGATCATAATGAGGAAAATATGGGATTAACAACATGGAAAAATTCTCCTGATGGACGTATTTTAAAAAGTGATGTTACGATTGCTAAGAACTATTTAAGTGAAAAACAAATAAGACAATTAGAACGTACTGTCACTGGATATTTTGATTATATTGAAGAACTACATTTACTATGAATGATTTTGCGATAAGTATTAATGAATTCTTATCTTTTAGAAAATATGATATATTACAGGGTAAAGGCTCCATTTCAAAGAGTCAAGCAGACATGAAAGCTATATTAGAATATGATGATTTTAATAAAAATCAACATATAATATCGGACTTTGATAAAGAACTTAAAAAGTTAATAAAAAAATAGGTACTTTGATTTATAAGATAAATTTCAATTTGTTAAACTGGAAAATTAGAATTTGAGGCATTGGAATACAGCATAAGTTAAGATATGAAATGTGGAGGTGTATGATGAGGAAAGATTATAAGAACTTAATTTCATTTTTACTTATCGCATTTTTGCTCCCTTTTATATCTGTTTTTGCTCAAAAAATAATAAGAAACAAATCCGTTTCCTTTGTTCTTTTTGGAATACAAGCTGCCGCTCCAACATTATCAGCGATTGTAACATTACTTTTTAACAAAAAGGGAAATAAGTTTTTGAAAACAATGTTTGGAAAAGAATATCTACAAAGGGCCATCCTTCTCCCACTTATTGTTGCTTCCGCGACAATGTTTTTGGCAAAGCTGATTTTTTGTGTTTTGTTTAAAGCAGATTTAGGATTAAAGAGTATTTCAGTTGTTCAGTTGGTGATGATTATTTGGGCGCTTTTTGCAGAGGAAATAGGATGGCGTGGATATTTGGAACCATTGCTGATAAAGATTGGTATCAATAAAAGAATTGTTCCCGGTATTGTAGGAATGATATGGTGCTTATGGCATTATCATTACTTTATTCAGGGGAGTATACAGGTGCCGGTTCTGTTGTTTTTTATAAGCTGTATTATTGAAAGCTATATTTATAGTTTTTTAATGTGTACGACAAGGAATAATATAGTGTCAGCAATGACTTACCATTATGGATGGAATTTATTTATCCATATAGTGGCAATAAACCCTGCCGATAACAGCGGAAATATATTTCCGTATTTTATTATGGTTATATTAGAAACGTTTGTTGTGTTTATATTCTGGAGCATTAGGGAAATAAAGGAAATTCCAGTTTGTCATACTGCAAAATGAGACTTGTAAGAATCTAAACAAATGAAAGGAGCATAGGATCATGAAAATGCCAACAGGGAAAATTGATACTAGCATGTTTGCCCCTTGTGGAATGAATTGTAAAACTTGTTATAAGCATTGCTATCATAAAAAGCCATGTGCTGGGTGTTTAAATAGTGACCTTGGAAAACCAGAGCATTGTCGCAAATGCAAAATCAAAGCTTGTGTCAAAGAAAAAAATTATCCTATTGTTATGAGTGCTTAAATTATCCATGTAAACTAATAAAAAATCTTGAGAAAAGCTATAACAAGAGATATCAAGCTAGCCTCATGGAACATAGTGCTTTCGTAAAAGAATATGGATTAGATAAGTTTATGGAGCAACAGAAAATTAAATACACTTGCCTTAAATGTGGCGGTATAATTTCTATACATGACAGGGAATGTAGTGAGTGCCAAGAAAAAATGAAATAGGTAAGTTAGAGCTTCTGGGGCTGTATAAGTACGCTCTTTATTGGAATAAGGAATCTTCAAACCATACCGCAGAGTAAGATGATATGAGAAATGCCAGTATACAAATGAATATTTGCAGGACTTTAATCTCGTAATTAGTTAAAAAAGTAGTAGTGAAAAGGAAAATTATCAGGTAAAAAATGGAACTAGCTTATAGAAAAGCGATAAAAGAAGATGTGAATTTATTGATCGTTATTTATAATGCTTCATTTTATAATGATTTTATTGGATAATGTCCTGGTTATGGGAAAACAAAAGAAGAAATGGAAGCTTCTATTGAAGATTCTATCAAATATATTGTGATATATGGTACAATTCCTGTAGGGATAATTTCAGTTTCTGAAAAAACAAAAGGATACTATCATCTTGGCTGTCTGTGTGTTATCCCTAAATATCAGGGAATGGGAATAGACACGCAGTTATTTCGATATATATTATCTGTTTTACCAGACTGGAAGCAAATTACCCTGATTACGCCTGTTGATAAAGAACAGATTATAAAATTTTATACTAGAAGATGTGGATTTCGTCTCGGAAATAAAGTGAAGGTAGAAAACGTTGAAGTTGTAAACTTTTATATGAAGCGTGATATTCCAGTATATCTAGAAGAAAAACAAAAATTCGAAAAGGAGATATTTGATGAGAAGTTTAGATAGTATGTTAAACATTGGAAAAGAAATGAAAGCAAAGCTTTTCTCAATCGGTGTTGTTTCAGCGGAAGACTTAATTAGACTAGGAAGTAAAGAAGTATATTCTCAATTAAAAGAACGATATCCAAACGTTTGCTTAGTTCATCTATACGCATTGCAAGGTGCTATTGATCATATTGCCTATGATAAGCTTTCAGATGAAGTTAAACTTGTTTTAAAGCAATTTAGTGACAGTATGAAAGAAAAATAGTACTGCACAAATATGGAGATGTTATGGTTAGAGATATTTATGAGTATGAATTAAATAATTTATTGCATTTGTATATACATTTACACGAGGAATCCGTTCCTGAAATGACAGAGGATTTGAAGAAAACATGGCAATCCATTATGAACGATAAAAACCATCATATTGTCGTTAATGAAATTGATGGTAGAATAGTTTCATCATGTGTATGTGTAGTTATTCCAAATTTGACAAGGAATGTTAGACCATATGCATTTATTGAAAATGTAGTTACACATAGTGACTATAGAGGTAAGGGGTATGCTACAGAATGTCTGCATTATTCTAAAGAGATTGCAGAAAAATCCAATTGTTATAAAATGATGTTACTAACAGGCGCAAAAGATGAGACAACTTTAAAATTTTATCATAAGGCTGGCTATAACAGCTTAGATAAGACAGCATATATTCAATGGCTATAGTGATAAATCCAAGCTGTTAAAATCAGAAAAAATATGAGAAATGGAATATGAGCTTTGCTTTTATTTTAAATACCTTTGAATAGATGAAATTCAGTTTCTTTGTATGTTTAAAGGCAGGACCAGATGGTACATTTCAGTAATTAGAAATGCATACAACAAGAGAAAAAGCCATTGAGGTTAAAACGGTGATTAGGTATCAATAACTTAAAATTTAGGAGGATATGATGAGAGAACTATTTGAGAAATTTCCATATTTGGAAAATGATAAAGTGATTATAAAAAAAATGGAAGTAAATGATGTTGAAGCGCTCGCAGAGATTAGCAATAATGATAATGTATATAGGTTTATACCTCCATTTTTATATAAGAAAAGCAAGAAAGTATTAGGAACTGCAATTAAAAATTTGGGTAAAAGGGATTTTGAAAAGAAAAAGCTCATAATTGCAGGCGTTTATTTAAAGGATAACCCTAATAAACTGGTGGGTTTAGCAGAAATGTTTGATTACAAAAAAAGAGAAAACAAGATCACAATCGGCTATAGAGTAAATGAAGGTTATTGGAATAAGAGGATAGCAACAAATACTTTAAAGCTAATGGTTGATTATTTAGTGGACGAAATTGGTATTACAACACTTAACGCCTTTGTTATGCCAGAAAATGTATATTCATCGAAAATATTATTAAATAATGGATTTGTCAAAGAGGATTATACGATAAAGGAGAAGAACTGGGGCGGTCAGAAAATCGTATCTGTTGATGTATACACATTCAGAAAGATGTAGACAGTTTTCAGTTTCCAGAAGAAATTAAAAAAGTCAAAATTAAAAGTTATTAAAGCCATGAAGGGAATTGATATAATGAATTCAGCTCGAAAAGTGCTTGTGACGGGTGGAACTGTTTTCGTCAGCAGATATTGCAGAGTATTATGTTAAAAATAAGTATGATGTTTATGTGCTTAACAGAAATAATAAAATACAGCCCAAAGGTGTAACGCTTATTCAAGCTGATAGACACAATTTAACTAATCAGCTACAGAATTATCATTTTGATATCGTAATCGATACTGCATATACTTCTGATGAAGTCACAAAATTACTTGATGCATTAGGCAGTTATGATGATTATATTCTCATTAGTTCAAGTGCTGTGTATTCAGAAAAAAATCCGCAGCCTTTCAATGAAGCTGCTGCATTAGCGGTTAATAAATATTGGGGGAAATACGGAACTGATAAAATAGAAGCGGAAGAAGCTTTATTAGAAAGGAATCCAAATGCATATATTCTTAGACCGCCATATTTATATGGACCGATGAATAATGTATATAGGGAAGCATTTGTATTTGATTGTGCTTTAGCTGGCAGAACGTTTTATTTGCCTAAAGCCGGTGAGATGAAATTGCAATTTTTTCATGTTCATGATTTATGTAGATTTATTGATGTCCTTATAGAAATCAAACTCTCTCGGCATATTTTTAATGTCGGAAATAAAGACATGCTATCTATTCGTAGATGGGTTGAGCTTTGTTATCAGGTTGTTGGAAGTCAGGCAGAATTTGTCAATGTGTATAAAGATATTGAGCAAAAAAATTACTTTAGTTTTTATGAATATGAATATCAGCTTGATGTTTCAGAATTATATAAACTCATGCCGAATGTAAAACCAATATCCACAGGATTAAAAGAATCATTTGGCTGGTACAAAAATAATATGGAAGAAGTTAATAAAAGACCATATTTTGATTATATTGATAAGAACT comes from the Erysipelotrichaceae bacterium 66202529 genome and includes:
- a CDS encoding GNAT family N-acetyltransferase, producing MVRDIYEYELNNLLHLYIHLHEESVPEMTEDLKKTWQSIMNDKNHHIVVNEIDGRIVSSCVCVVIPNLTRNVRPYAFIENVVTHSDYRGKGYATECLHYSKEIAEKSNCYKMMLLTGAKDETTLKFYHKAGYNSLDKTAYIQWL
- a CDS encoding GNAT family N-acetyltransferase; this translates as MMRELFEKFPYLENDKVIIKKMEVNDVEALAEISNNDNVYRFIPPFLYKKSKKVLGTAIKNLGKRDFEKKKLIIAGVYLKDNPNKLVGLAEMFDYKKRENKITIGYRVNEGYWNKRIATNTLKLMVDYLVDEIGITTLNAFVMPENVYSSKILLNNGFVKEDYTIKEKNWGGQKIVSVDVYTFRKM
- a CDS encoding GNAT family N-acetyltransferase is translated as MEIRKATELDRNDIAFIYADAFSEDWKQLSTDIEKMTRALRNGHILNNYIVAVCDERVVAFIALVTDEVRAFHIPIKDFQKEFGFFKGYMVGMAMKNDMEKQIPLDKGMAYIDIIGVCKDYQHKGIASSLIDYVFNNYEYSSYLLSVTNINKKAIACYRKKDFKEVRREKVKYSKQRGFSEYLYMVYHVNK
- a CDS encoding CPBP family intramembrane metalloprotease, with amino-acid sequence MWRCMMRKDYKNLISFLLIAFLLPFISVFAQKIIRNKSVSFVLFGIQAAAPTLSAIVTLLFNKKGNKFLKTMFGKEYLQRAILLPLIVASATMFLAKLIFCVLFKADLGLKSISVVQLVMIIWALFAEEIGWRGYLEPLLIKIGINKRIVPGIVGMIWCLWHYHYFIQGSIQVPVLLFFISCIIESYIYSFLMCTTRNNIVSAMTYHYGWNLFIHIVAINPADNSGNIFPYFIMVILETFVVFIFWSIREIKEIPVCHTAK